In a single window of the Longimicrobium sp. genome:
- a CDS encoding NADH-quinone oxidoreductase subunit I, whose protein sequence is MAINVKVMRRPVRKSSYIRATLKGMALTFRHMVDPKKVTIQYPDQKKELSPRWRGTHVMERHEDGRPKCVACGLCPTICPANCIKLVPGEDDQGNRYPIVYEIDEFRCIFCGMCQEVCPVEAIHVGQHYENAEYTREGFVYDLDRLMAQQHPSTLLWDPSDPAGE, encoded by the coding sequence ATGGCGATCAACGTGAAGGTGATGAGGCGGCCGGTCCGGAAGTCGAGCTACATCCGGGCCACGCTCAAGGGGATGGCGCTGACCTTCCGCCACATGGTGGACCCGAAGAAGGTCACCATCCAGTACCCCGACCAGAAGAAGGAGCTTTCCCCGCGCTGGCGGGGGACGCACGTGATGGAGCGGCACGAGGACGGGCGCCCCAAGTGCGTGGCGTGCGGCCTGTGCCCCACCATCTGCCCGGCCAACTGCATCAAGCTGGTGCCGGGCGAGGACGACCAGGGGAACCGCTACCCGATCGTCTACGAGATCGACGAGTTCCGCTGCATCTTCTGCGGGATGTGCCAGGAGGTGTGCCCCGTGGAGGCGATCCACGTGGGCCAGCACTACGAGAACGCCGAGTACACGCGCGAGGGCTTCGTCTACGACCTCGACCGGCTGATGGCGCAGCAGCACCCGTCGACGCTGCTGTGGGACCCGAGCGATCCGGCGGGGGAGTAA
- the nuoH gene encoding NADH-quinone oxidoreductase subunit NuoH translates to MQAAIEGLKPVDGSAYVWLSAVKVLAVFTVVMVVVAMLTLLERKVSAWMQDRLGPNRVGPGGLLQPAADGVKNILKEETNPSEANRVFFVLAPMLSIIPALVTFAVIPFASPLPTRWGVLPMIVADVPVGILFLLALSSLGVYGLVIAGWASFNKYALLGGLRAGAQMISYEIALGLSLMSVFFLSGNVGLPEVVWTQQAMNLWFALPLSVSFFFFWISSFAETNRLPFDLPEAESELVTGYHTEYSSMKFSMFFIAEYAHVLTVSALMATLFLGGWDIPGWQGDDMLGFANGQWIGAEPAWWKTLLTFGAFALKTFFFIMVFMLVRWTVPRFRYDQVMDLGWKIMLPAALAVVVVTAATVLALDGFGVEMTRLYWGFVPLYGLVLTAVNAAMLAVVLWVMDRGHTLSGSGSLEEKRTHARELARRRAEVRRVPVEPAAANQRAG, encoded by the coding sequence ATGCAGGCAGCGATCGAGGGACTGAAACCGGTCGACGGGAGCGCCTACGTCTGGCTCTCCGCGGTGAAGGTGCTCGCCGTCTTCACCGTGGTGATGGTGGTGGTGGCGATGCTCACGCTGCTGGAGCGCAAGGTGAGCGCGTGGATGCAGGACCGGCTGGGCCCCAACCGCGTGGGCCCCGGCGGCCTCCTGCAGCCCGCCGCCGACGGGGTGAAGAACATCCTCAAGGAGGAGACCAACCCCTCCGAGGCCAACCGGGTGTTCTTCGTGCTGGCCCCCATGCTCTCCATCATCCCCGCGCTGGTCACCTTCGCGGTGATCCCCTTCGCCTCGCCCCTGCCCACGCGCTGGGGCGTGCTGCCGATGATCGTGGCCGACGTGCCGGTGGGCATCCTCTTCCTGCTGGCGCTCTCCTCGCTCGGCGTCTACGGGCTCGTGATCGCCGGGTGGGCCAGCTTCAACAAGTACGCGCTGCTGGGGGGACTGCGCGCCGGCGCGCAGATGATCAGCTACGAGATCGCGCTCGGGCTGTCGCTGATGTCGGTGTTCTTCCTGAGCGGCAACGTGGGGCTCCCCGAGGTGGTGTGGACGCAGCAGGCCATGAACCTGTGGTTCGCGCTCCCGCTCTCGGTCTCCTTCTTCTTCTTCTGGATCTCCAGCTTCGCCGAGACCAACCGGCTCCCCTTCGACCTCCCCGAGGCCGAGAGCGAGCTGGTCACCGGCTACCACACCGAGTACTCGTCGATGAAGTTCTCCATGTTCTTCATCGCCGAGTACGCGCACGTGCTCACCGTGTCGGCGCTGATGGCCACGCTCTTCCTGGGCGGGTGGGACATCCCCGGCTGGCAGGGCGACGACATGCTGGGCTTCGCGAACGGCCAGTGGATCGGCGCCGAGCCGGCGTGGTGGAAGACGCTGCTCACCTTCGGCGCCTTCGCGCTGAAGACCTTCTTCTTCATCATGGTCTTCATGCTGGTGCGCTGGACGGTGCCGCGCTTCCGCTACGACCAGGTGATGGACCTGGGGTGGAAGATCATGCTCCCGGCGGCGCTGGCCGTGGTGGTGGTGACGGCGGCCACGGTGCTGGCGCTGGACGGCTTCGGGGTGGAGATGACGCGGCTGTACTGGGGCTTCGTGCCGCTCTACGGGCTGGTGCTGACCGCGGTGAACGCGGCGATGCTGGCGGTGGTGCTCTGGGTGATGGACCGCGGGCACACGCTCTCCGGGAGCGGCTCGCTGGAAGAGAAGCGCACGCACGCGCGCGAGCTGGCGCGGCGCCGGGCCGAGGTGCGGCGGGTGCCGGTGGAGCCCGCCGCTGCCAACCAACGGGCGGGCTGA
- a CDS encoding molybdopterin-dependent oxidoreductase, whose translation MADANPTPAPETVNVTVDGMEITVPKGTRILDACAMAGVDVPHYCYHPGLSAPAQCRMCLVEVEKAPKLVPACTGTVADGQVILTESEKALKAREGVLEFYLVNHPLDCPVCDQSGECKLQDYVSAEGPAMGRSKEPKRVLGRDDFGGDVLFYADRCVMCTRCVRFMREVAQDERLAVVQRGHRNVIDTFFDEGLDGNLWADNIVDICPVGALVSKDFLHKARAWDLDRTPSICPNCSQGCNVRLETRDNLVQRIKPRPNPEVNSHWMCDFGRLNYEWINRGGRIEAPLVRDGDRFVPVSWSEALTRLAAALEEGPLGEARAVVSPFMANEDLGMLRRVMDVTGGGTGVYRCEEGEEVVLPGFPTLALRRDRAANVMGAEAFGFSRAGGADGLGGLVEPGSYEGKLFVLGDELADGGEGFGRPSRLFVYIGHFMGAAARNAHFVLPATTFAEMEGTFTNVQRRVQRFWPALQAPGMARPAWQILGVLLAGISDASAVATASDAFHALGEVSPAFAALSWGELGQQGAVLGSFAQAGD comes from the coding sequence ATGGCCGACGCGAACCCGACCCCCGCCCCCGAGACCGTCAACGTCACCGTCGACGGTATGGAGATCACCGTCCCCAAGGGGACGCGGATCCTGGACGCCTGCGCGATGGCCGGGGTGGACGTGCCGCACTACTGCTACCACCCGGGGCTCTCGGCGCCCGCGCAGTGCCGCATGTGCCTGGTGGAGGTGGAGAAGGCGCCCAAGCTGGTCCCCGCCTGCACGGGGACGGTGGCCGACGGCCAGGTGATCCTCACCGAGAGCGAGAAGGCGCTCAAGGCGAGGGAGGGGGTGCTGGAGTTCTACCTGGTGAACCACCCGCTCGACTGCCCCGTCTGCGACCAGTCGGGCGAGTGCAAGCTGCAGGACTACGTGAGCGCCGAGGGCCCGGCGATGGGCCGCTCCAAGGAGCCCAAGCGGGTGCTGGGGCGCGACGACTTCGGCGGCGACGTGCTCTTCTACGCCGACCGCTGCGTGATGTGCACCCGCTGCGTGCGCTTCATGCGCGAGGTCGCGCAGGACGAGCGGCTGGCGGTGGTGCAGCGCGGGCACAGGAACGTCATCGACACCTTCTTCGACGAGGGGCTGGACGGGAACCTCTGGGCCGACAACATCGTCGACATCTGCCCGGTGGGCGCGCTGGTCAGCAAGGACTTCCTGCACAAGGCGCGGGCGTGGGACCTGGACCGGACTCCCTCGATCTGCCCCAACTGCTCGCAGGGGTGCAACGTGCGCCTGGAGACGCGCGACAACCTGGTGCAGCGCATCAAGCCGCGCCCCAACCCCGAGGTCAACTCGCACTGGATGTGCGACTTCGGCCGCCTGAACTACGAGTGGATCAACCGCGGCGGCCGCATCGAGGCCCCGCTGGTGCGCGACGGCGACCGCTTCGTCCCCGTCTCGTGGAGCGAGGCGCTCACCCGCCTGGCCGCGGCGCTCGAGGAGGGCCCGCTGGGCGAGGCGCGCGCCGTCGTCTCCCCGTTCATGGCCAACGAAGACCTGGGGATGCTGCGCCGGGTGATGGACGTGACCGGCGGCGGCACCGGCGTCTACCGCTGCGAGGAGGGCGAGGAAGTCGTCCTCCCCGGGTTCCCCACGCTGGCGCTGCGCCGCGACCGCGCCGCCAACGTCATGGGCGCCGAGGCGTTCGGCTTCAGCCGCGCGGGCGGGGCGGACGGGCTGGGCGGGCTGGTGGAGCCGGGCAGCTACGAGGGGAAGCTGTTCGTGCTGGGCGACGAGCTGGCGGACGGGGGCGAGGGCTTCGGGCGCCCGTCGCGGCTCTTCGTCTACATCGGCCACTTCATGGGGGCCGCCGCGCGCAACGCCCACTTCGTGCTCCCGGCGACCACGTTCGCGGAGATGGAGGGGACGTTCACCAACGTGCAGCGGCGGGTGCAGCGCTTCTGGCCCGCGCTGCAGGCGCCGGGGATGGCGCGGCCGGCGTGGCAGATCCTGGGCGTGCTGCTGGCCGGGATCAGCGACGCCTCCGCCGTGGCCACCGCCTCCGACGCCTTCCACGCGCTGGGGGAGGTGAGCCCCGCGTTCGCCGCGCTCTCCTGGGGCGAGCTGGGGCAGCAGGGGGCGGTGCTGGGGTCGTTCGCGCAGGCTGGGGATTAG
- the nuoF gene encoding NADH-quinone oxidoreductase subunit NuoF produces the protein MAYPYSHPSEVRLISKYFGDPEARTLQGWEQRGGYQALRKALQMDRAAVVQTVKDSGLRGRGGAGFATGLKWSFMPKKEPGKPHYLVCNADESEPGTFKDRELMRWTPHALVEGCLIGCYAIHAEHAYIYVRGEFFEATQIMAKAIEEAYAAGYCGKNVLGSGVDLDITLHIGAGAYICGEETGLLNSLEGRRGEPRIKPPYPAISGAFRGPTAVNNVESLIAAVHIVQNGAEWYKQWGTEKSTGTKLFCVSGHVKRPGNYEMEMGFNFKEFIYDVCGGTPSGRPIKAVIPGGSSVPILTGDELDIGMDYEAMAAAGTMLGCGSVIVMDDTTNIVKAVRRMVDFYAHESCGQCTPCREGTAWAAKILRRIENGRGEPDDLDTLLQISDNMTGKTICVLSDAAAAPIVSSIEKFRADYEALMRGPALASASNVGAPLGVR, from the coding sequence ATGGCGTATCCCTACTCGCACCCGAGCGAAGTCCGGCTCATCTCGAAGTACTTCGGCGACCCCGAGGCGCGCACCCTTCAAGGGTGGGAGCAGCGGGGCGGCTACCAGGCGCTGCGCAAGGCGCTCCAGATGGACCGCGCGGCCGTCGTGCAGACCGTGAAGGACTCCGGGCTGCGCGGGCGCGGCGGCGCCGGCTTCGCCACGGGGCTCAAGTGGAGCTTCATGCCCAAGAAGGAGCCGGGCAAGCCCCACTACCTGGTCTGCAACGCCGACGAGAGCGAGCCCGGCACCTTCAAGGACCGCGAGCTGATGCGGTGGACGCCGCACGCGCTGGTCGAAGGCTGCCTGATCGGCTGCTACGCCATCCACGCCGAGCACGCCTACATCTACGTGCGCGGCGAGTTCTTCGAGGCCACGCAGATCATGGCGAAGGCCATCGAGGAGGCGTACGCGGCCGGCTACTGCGGCAAGAACGTCCTGGGCAGCGGCGTCGACCTCGACATCACGCTCCACATCGGCGCGGGCGCCTACATCTGCGGCGAGGAGACGGGGCTGCTGAACTCGCTGGAGGGGCGCCGCGGCGAGCCGCGCATCAAGCCGCCCTACCCGGCCATCTCCGGCGCCTTCCGCGGCCCCACGGCCGTCAACAACGTCGAGAGCCTGATCGCCGCCGTGCACATCGTGCAGAACGGCGCCGAGTGGTACAAGCAGTGGGGGACGGAGAAGAGCACCGGCACCAAGCTCTTCTGCGTCTCGGGCCACGTGAAGCGGCCCGGCAACTACGAGATGGAGATGGGCTTCAACTTCAAGGAGTTCATCTACGACGTCTGCGGCGGCACCCCGTCGGGGCGGCCGATCAAGGCGGTGATCCCGGGCGGCAGCTCGGTCCCCATCCTCACCGGCGACGAGCTGGACATCGGGATGGACTACGAGGCGATGGCGGCGGCCGGGACCATGCTGGGGTGCGGCTCGGTGATCGTGATGGACGACACCACCAACATCGTCAAGGCCGTGCGCCGCATGGTGGACTTCTACGCCCACGAGAGCTGCGGCCAGTGCACCCCCTGCCGCGAGGGGACGGCGTGGGCGGCCAAGATCCTGCGCCGCATCGAGAACGGCCGCGGCGAGCCCGACGACCTGGACACGCTGCTGCAGATCTCCGACAACATGACGGGGAAGACGATCTGCGTGCTCTCCGACGCGGCGGCCGCGCCGATCGTCTCCTCGATCGAGAAGTTCCGCGCGGACTACGAGGCGCTGATGAGGGGGCCGGCGCTCGCGTCGGCTTCGAACGTCGGCGCCCCGCTCGGCGTCCGCTGA